GCACCGGGTGCCATCTAACCTGACAACCCGCCTGCGCCAGCTGGAACAGGAGCTGGGAACCGATCTCTTTATCCGCGAGAAGCAGCGGCTGCGCCTCTCTCCAATGGGCCACAATTTTCTTGGCTATGCGCAACGCATTCTGGCGCTGAGCGAAGAAGCGATGAGTATGGCCCATAGTGGCGAGCCCGGCGGCAATTTTGCCCTGGGGTCGATGGAAAGCACCGCCGCTACCCGACTTCCCTCTTTGCTTGCCCTTTATCATCAACGTTTCCCCACCGTGGCGCTGTCGCTGATTACCGGCACCTCCGGAGAAATTATTGAGCGGGTTCGCGAAGGCACGCTGGCTGCTGCGCTGGCCGACGGCCCAATTCAGGTCGATGAGCTTAACAGCTGTATCGCCTTCCGCGAACGCATGGTGTTGATCTCCAGCCTGGAGCATCAACCCATTCTTGAACCTGCGGATGCCGCTGGCGATACCCTCTTCGCCTTCCGTCCCAGCTGTTCTTACCGGCTGCGCTTTGAAAACTGGTTCCGCAGCGCCGATGTCCAGCCCGGCACCTTTATGGAAATTCAGTCTTACCACGCGATGCTGGCCTGTGTCGCCAGCGGAGCCGGTCTGGCGCTGCTGCCAGAATCCGTTCTGGAACAGATGCCCGCCCAGGATCGGGTGAGCCGACATGCGCTACCCGATGAGGTGCGCGATGCCGCCACCTGGCTGGTGTGGCGACGCGATGCCTTCACTCCCAATGTTGAAGCGCTGAAGTACCTGATTATTGAACAGATTGACGATGCCCCTCGGGGCGATGAAATTCGTCCATAATTACCTGATAGTTTTCTTTTGGAGAGACAATGTATGCAAATGATTAAGACTCGCGCCGCTGTAGCCTGGGCTGCTGGTGAACCCCTTTCGATCGAAGAAGTGGACCTGATGCCACCGCAAAAAGGCGAAGTTCTGGTACGCATCGTAGCTACCGGCGTGTGCCACACCGATGCCTATACCCTCTCCGGTAAAGATCCTGAGGGCGTGTTCCCGGCCATTCTGGGCCATGAAGGTGGCGGCGTGGTGGAAGCGGTAGGCGAAGGCGTGACCAGCGTTGAAGTGGGCGACCATGTGATCCCGCTTTACACCCCGGAATGCGGCAAGTGTAAATATTGTCTGTCCGGTAAAACTAACCTCTGCCAGGCCATTCGCGCCACTCAGGGCAAAGGTCTGATGCCTGATGGCACCACCCGCTTCTTCAAAGACGGCAAGCCTATTTTCCACTACATGGGCACCTCGACCTTCTCTGAATACACCGTGATCCCGGAAATTTCCCTGGCGAAAATCAGCAAAGAAGCGCCACTGGAAGAAGTCTGCCTGCTGGGCTGCGGCGTGACTACCGGTATGGGTGCGGTGATGAATACCGCCAAAGTGAAAGAAGGCGATACCGTTGCCATCTTCGGCCTGGGCGGCATCGGTTTATCGGCGATTATCGGCGCTAAAATGGCGAAAGCAGGCCGCATTATCGCTATCGATATCAATACCAGCAAATTCGATCTGGCGACCAAACTGGGCGCAACCGATTTGGTTAACCCGAAGGATTACGATAAGCCGATTCAGGAAGCGATCGTTGAGATGACCGATGGCGGCGTGGACTTCTCCTTTGAGTGTATCGGCAACGTTAACGTGATGCGTTCAGCGCTTGAGTGCTGCCATAAAGGCTGGGGCGAGTCGGTCATTATCGGCGTAGCCGGTGCCGGGGAAGAGATCTCCACCCGACCTTTCCAACTGGTCACCGGACGCGTCTGGCGTGGCTCCGCTTTCGGCGGCGTAAAAGGCCGTTCGCAGCTGCCGGGCATTGTTCAGCGTTATCTGGACGGCGAGTTCCAGCTCAACGACTTTATTACCCATAATATGCCTCTGGAAGAGATCAACGACGCCTTTGACCTGATGCATGAAGGCAAATCGATCCGTTCCGTGGTGCATTTCCGCAAATAATCAGGAGGATTGATGCCATCCACTCTGGAGCTTCTTGAAGAACACCGGATGTTTGGCGGCTGGCAGCAGCGTTACCGCCATCCGTCAACGTCGCTGAACTGCGCCATGACCTTCAGCATCTTCCTGCCGGGGCCGAAACGCGATGCGCCGCCACCGGTGCTGTACTTTCTGGCCGGGCTGACCTGCACTGACGACAACTTTTCGGCCAAGTCAGGCGCCCAGCGTATGGCATCCGAACTGGGTATTGTACTGGTTATGCCCGATACCAGCCCGCGCGGTGAAGGTGTGCCTGATGATGAAGGTTACGATCTGGGCCAGGGGGCAGGATTCTATCTCAATGCCACCCAGGCACCGTGGAACAGCCACTTCCGCATGTATGATTACATCAACGAAGAGCTGCCCAAACTGATAGCGGATAATTTCCACGTAAGCGATCGTCAGGCGATTATGGGGCATTCGATGGGCGGCCACGGCGCGATCATGCTTGCGCTGCGCAATCCGCAGAAGTTCACTTCGGCTTCAGCTTTCGCCCCTATTGTTAACCCGGCAGAAGTGCCGTGGGGGCAAAAAGCGTTCGGTGCCTATCTGGGCGAGGATCGCCAGGCCTGGTGTCAGTATGACAGCTGCTGGCTGATGCGAAACACCACGGCGAAGGTGCCGATGCTGATTGATCAGGGGGATAACGATCAGTTCCTGGCCGATCAACTGCATCAGGAACGTCTGGAAGAGATTGCCCGCGAGAAAGGCTTCCCGCTCTCCGTGCGCATTCAACCCGGCTACGATCACAGCTACTACTTTATCGCCAGCTTTGTGGAAGATCATCTGCGCTTCCACGCTCAGTACCTGCTGGCATAAAAGCAGAAAGCCGGGCAGTTTTCTGCCCGGCTCAGACCGCTGACAAACCCCAAAGCGATGGGAGCATATGCCTTGAGCAAAGCATCACGGGCCATGGACGGCCCGTGCTGAGCTGCCAGGGAAGGCGCTTTTTGCGTCTTTGTGAGAGGCAAATGCTCCCTGAGCCTGCACTTTGTCAATAACCTCAGTCGGGCAGTTTTCTGCCCTGACTTTATCAGAAGGTGTAATCCACCGCGGCAAAGTAACGGCGGCCATCTTCGTTATAACTGTAGCTGTCGCGATTCAAATCTTTATCGCCCAGATTCAGCACCCCAGCCCGCAGCTTCACCGCTTTAGTCGCCTGCCAGGACGCACCGGTGTTCCACAGCACATATCCGCCAGGCGTTGCGCCATCATCACTCAGCGTACGGCGTTCGCCGGAATAATTAGCCTGAAGATAGAGTGACCAGTCCTGCAGTGGCGTCCAGTCCAGGGTACCGTTGGCGGTATGCAGCGGCAGCTCCTGCAGCGGTTTGTTACCGCCATCGCTTAAATCACGCCCGTCGGTGTAGGTATAGTTCAGCGTCAGTTTCCAGTGCGCATCGAACGGGATTTTTACTTCCGTTTCCAGCCCGGTGATCCGTGCCTTGTTGACGTTGTAGTAACGGAACACCGGATGACCGCTGGCATCAAAGCCGACAAAGTTGCTGTAGCCTGGCGCTTCCGTGAGGGAAGAAGTGCGCGCAATGTTGATCATATCATCCACATTGTTCTGGAAGGCGGTAATGCTGCCCGTGACGCCATCCAGCAGACCCTCATCCCCGGCGTAGTAAATGCCCAGCTCGAAGCTTTCGCTGGTTTCCGGTTTCAGCTCCGGGCTGCCGACAATGGCGCAACCACCGCGGCAGGAGTTGGTCTGCCAGTCCGGGCTGAGCTGCAGCAGTGAAGGGGCTTTAAACGCATTGGCCCAGCCCCCTTTCACCGTAATGGTATCGGTGGCGGTGTAAACCAGATAAGCACGGGGGCTCCAGTGATCGCCATAGGTCTGGTGATCGTCCATCCGCACACCGGTGGTCAGGGCCAGCGAATCAAAAATTCGCCACTCATCCTCCACAAACAGCGCGTACTGGCTGGCAGAGGTGGATCCGCTACCGGTCAGGTTCACCGGATCTTCCAGCTTGTCGTGACGCACTTCGCCGCCAAAAGTCAGTAACTGATTCAGATCGCCTAACGGCAGGATCAGCTTGCCATCAAGCGAGTTATTTTTGGCGACGATGTTATCGCCGCCGGTATAATTATCGACCTCATCACCGTAGAAACGCAGCTCGGTATTGCCCCATCCCCACCGGCCATCGTGACCCACAGCATAGTTCTGGCGCTCCAGGCGATTCTTGTCCAGCGAGTCGGAGTCACGATCCTGGCGATCGAAACCGTAGCCAAACGTCATGTCCTGTTTATCAGTGGGCGTCAGAGAGAACTCAACGTTGCCGTCGCGGGCGGTGTAGCCCTCAATACGCGGGCTGAGGCCGGTGGCCGATGTCGAAGAGTCCTGCTGAGCGTCTTTTTCACGCTTGCCAAGGCTGCCGTAGACCTTTACGCCCAGCAGATCGTCGATAAGGGGGCCGCTGGTGAAGAAGTTACCGTTGTAGCTGTCGCCACGGTCGCGGTGCTCCTGCACCGTGGTGTCGGCGCTGAGCGTGCCGTGCCAGGCCTTGCCGACTTTACGGGTGATGATATTCACCACGCCGCCCAGGGCATCGGAGCCATACAGCGAAGACATGGGTCCGCGGACCACTTCTATACGTTCAATGGCATCCGCCGGGATCCAGTTGAGGTCAAAATCATTATGGCGGAACACGGCGTTGCGGGAGTTTACGCGTTTGCCGTCAATCAGGATTAGCGTGTAGCTACTGTCCAGACCACGCAGGCTGACGCCTTTACGGTTGTCGCCTTCATCGGTCAACTGCACGCCGGGCACATCACGCAGCACATCTTTAAGGTTCTGCACGGGCTTGCGTTTAATCTCTTCAGCGGTGATGACGCTGATACTGGCGGGGGCATCTTTAAGATTTACTTCTACGGCTGAGGCCGTAACGACCATCGTTTCATCTTTTTTTCCGGTTCGTCAGCATCAACCGGAAAAGTGAAGGCCAGTGCAGACGCGCACAGTCCGCTACGAACAAGGGGGTTCAACCTGAACATGCTATTCTCCATGAGGCGCAATTAAAAAAGCGTTATCAATACCTTTTGCTCACACTTAAAATGCAGAGTTTCCCCCTGCTTTATTATTCCGGTTATCTTCCGGTTTTAATGTCGGTCTTATTATTGCGGGCGGTGTGTCCCGCCCTGAATTGTTTGCCTTGCCAGACTAATTTATACCAGTTCGTTAACCAGGCCATCTATCAGCACCTGCGGCGTCCCCTGCGTGCAGCGCTCGATCCGGCCCTTCACACCATAGACCCTTGCCAGGCTTTCCGGGGTTATTACCTCTTCCGGCGGGCCATCGGCAATTAACTCACCGTTCTGCAACATTAATACGTGTTCCCCGTGGCGCAGCGCGATATTAATATCGTGAACCACCACTACCGTAATAATATTGCGCTTTTTCGTTTCTCTGCGAACCAGATCCATAACGTGGAACTGATAATTTAAATCCAGGGCGCTAAGGGGTTCATCCAGTAATAACAGCTCAGGACGCCGGATTAGGGATTGGGCCAGACCAACCAGCTGTTTCTGTCCGCCGGATAATTGATCCAGGTAGCTTAAAGCCAGGTGCGCAATGCCGAGCTGTTCGAGCACGGCCATCACTTCCGCTTCGCTGGCGCTGCTGCTGCGGCCACCGGAAGCGCGCTGGGCAACGATAATTGATTCGAGCACATGCAGATGCACACCGGCAGGCAGCGACTGCGGCAGATAAACCACTTTCTCTGCACGACGGGCAAAAGGCTGCGACATCAGTTCCGTGCCGTTGAGCCAGATTTCGCCTTCAGCGCGGTTCAGACCGGCCAGCGAGCGCAGCAGCGTCGATTTACCACAGCCATTTGGCCCCAGCAGCACGGTGATTTTGCCACGAGGCAGCAGCGGCACATGCAGATTGCTGATAATTTTGCGTTTCGGATAGCCGGCGTGGAAGCCGCTGATGCGCAGACCTTCCATCACACAGTCCCCCGGTGGCGCAGAATAATACTCAGGAAGAACGGCACGCCCACCAGCGAGGTCACGATGCCGACAGGAATGATCACGCCGGGGATCAGGTTTTTGGACACCACCGAAGCCATCGACAGCACCAGCGCACCGGTCAGCGCACTGGCCGGCAGATAGAAGCGGTGATCTTCACCAAAAATCATTCTGGCGATATGCGGGGCGACCAGGCCGATAAAGCCAATCGGGCCGACAAAGGCCACCGCCAGTGCAGAAAGGATGCTGATGCGCAGCAGCGTACCGAGACGCAGACGGCGCACATCAATACCAAAGCTGACCGCGCGATCTTCGCCCAGGCGCAGTGCGGTGAGTTTCCAGGCGCTCATCATGGAGAACGGCACCAGGATGGCTAAGGCCAGCGTCAGTACGCCCAGTTTTTCCCAGGAGGCTCTTGCCAGGCTGCCCATGGTCCAGAAGACCAGGCCCTGCAGCGTATCTTCACTGGCGATAAACTGCATCATTGAGACCAGCGCATTAAAGGTAAACACCAGTGCGATACCAAACAGCACCACGCCTGAGGTCGCTACCCGCGTCCAGCGGGTCACGCCATCCAGCATCAGTGCGGCAAACAGCGCAAAGACAAAGGCATTGGCGGAGATAAACCACTGGTCTGGAATGCCAGGAATGCCGATGCCCAGCACAATCGCCAGCGCCGCGCCAAAAGCCGCCGCCGAAGAAACGCCAAGCGTGAAGGGGCTGGCGAGGGGGTTATTCAGGATGGTCTGCATTTCTGCACCGGCCAGGCCTAAAGCCAGCCCCACTACCACCGCCATCAGCGCATAAGGCAGGCGGATATCCCAGACAATCACCCGCGTCCCCGCATCCACAGATTCCGGGGAAAGCAGCGTCTGCCACAGGGCGTCAAGCGACAGGCCGGAGGGGCCAAGGGTAAAATCCAGCACCAGAGAGGCCAGGATCGCCAGCACCAGTACACTCATCATCATCAGACGGTGGCGCAGCATATGATGGTAACGGCCCATCACGCCCTGAGGTTGTTGCTTACCGGCGTATTGCACGGCTTCGTGGCTCACACTCATTCTTAATACCTGTGATTCCTGGAGTCAGTCGTGCCGCAATGATAAAGAGAAAAATGTAAAAATACTGCCCCGTTCAGTAACCGGGCCTGATAACGTCTGTTTCATCCTCTTACTCCTGCTCGCCCGGCTGGCGAGGCAGGCGGCGGCGCGACTGCAAAGATAACGGCGGTAACAATAAAGCAAATGATAATAGTTATCAATGATATTTGTAACATCAGCTTACACACAAAAAAGCGCGGCAGTGAAAGGCTTCTCAGATGGGATCATCCGGGAAGCGATCGCTGCCGCGCCTTTTACTGCTGCTGAAGCTTACTTATCGAAGCCCGGGAATTTCATCTCGCTGTATTTCACAAAGCGCGACTTTTTGGTCAGCCTGTAGCCAAACCAGATAATCAGGAACAGCGGGATCCCGATATAGGTGGCGGTTACGCCGTACCAGTCAATGCGATCGGCCAGGAAAGCCTGGTAGTTCTGCCCCAATGTGATGATCAGGCAGAGTACAAAGGCAAAGATCGGTCCCAGCGGGAAGAAGCCGGAACGGTAAGGCAGATCGGCCAAATCCAGCCCCTGCGCCACATAGCCACGGCGGAAACGGTAGTGGCTGATGGCAATGCCGAGCCAGGCAATAAAGCCGGTCATGCCCGAGGTGTTCAGCAGCCAGAGATAGACGCTCTGATTGCCAAACAGCGAGGTCAGGAAGCACAGCCCGGCGACTACCGTAGTGGCATATAATGCGTTACGCGGCACACCACCTTTGGACAGTTTGCCGAAGATGCGCGGGGCTTTACCGTCACGCGCCAGGGTAAACAGCATGCGGGTGGAGGCGTACATACCGGAATTCCCCGCCGACAGCACCGCCGTCAGGATCACCGCGTTCATTACCGCAGCGGCAGAGAGCAAACCAGCGTGGGTAAAGACCAGCGTGAACGGACTGACGCTGATGTCGGTAACATCATTACGCAGCAGGCTTGGATCGGTATAAGGAATGATCAGGCTGATAACCAGAATGGCAAAGACGTAGAACAGCAGAATACGCCAGAACACCTGACGCACCGCACGCGGGATATTTTTTGCCGGATCCTCAGACTCCCCTGCCGCTATCCCTATCAGCTCAGTGCCCTGGAAGGAGAAGCCGACAATCATCGCCACGCCAATCATGGCAGAGAAACCGCCTGCAAAAGGCGCATCGCCAGTCTGCCAGTTATGCCAGCCAGCCGTTTCGCCGCCGCGCAGGATGCCGACAATCATCAGCACGCCGACCACGATAAATACAATCACCGTCACCACTTTGATCAGCGAGAACCAGTATTCCGCTTCACCAAAGCCTTTTACGGAGATGTAATTCAGCAGGAAAATGATGCAGAGGAATAACGCGCTCCAGATCCAGCCGGGGGTGTCAGGGAACCAGTAAGTCATCACCAGCTGCGAGGCCACCAGGTCAACGGCGATAGTCACCGCCCAGTTGTACCAGTAGTTCCAGCCCAGCGCGAAACCAAAGCCCTCTTCCACGTAATTAGCACCGTAAGTGGAGAAGGAACCTGATACCGGCATATAAGCGGCCAGCTCACCGAGGCTGGTCATCAGGAAATAGACCATCAGACCAATCAGGATATAGGAGAGCAGCGCGCCGCCGGGGCCCGCCTGTGAAATCGTTGCGCCAGAGGCAACAAATAAGCCGGTCCCGATTGAACCGCCAATAGCAATCATCGTCAGATGACGTGCCTTTAACTCACGCCTTAACGCAGGTTGTTGTGTTGTTTTTGTGTCCTGAACCATCTTGAAATGCTACGTCCCAATAAAAATAAGGCGCGATTGTAGCAAACTCACCCTGAACGCCTAGTGATTCTGCCACGTTATAAGATAGCTTCATGATTGCCGCTGAATTATTAGCTTGAGCAGAATCCCCCCAGAAACTGGCGGCCTTTCAGGGGTTGCCCCATGGGAACGAGGCGATAAAAAGACAAATTATTCAGTGCAATAGCTCAAAAAACGCAGCAAAGCTTTTGACAGATGCTTCTGACGGTGGTGGATGCGGTACAGTGTTCGTTTGAGTTTTGGCAGGGGGATGATCACCTCTTTCAGGGTTCCCACCGTCAACTGTTCAGCGATAACCCGCCGTGACAGGCAGCTGATCCCCATGCCGTGGCGCACAGCATGTTTGATTGCTTCAGAGTTACCCAGTTCGAGCGCCAGCCGGAACTGAGGCAGATGCGACAGCAGCAGATAGTCAACAATTTCGCGGGTGCCGGAGCCATGTTCACGCAGGATCCACGGCGCGGCGGCCAGGGTTTCCAGCGTTACCGGCTGCTGAAAAATTTCCGCTTCCGGTGCGGCAAACACCACCAGCTCATCTTCCAGCCAGGGTTCACTGATGATCTCGGACATGTGGCACGGCCCTTCAATCAGGCCGATATCAACCCGGAAATCCGCCACGGCTGTAATCGCATCCTGACTGTTGCCGACGCTCAGCTCTAAAGGCAGGTCGGGATAATCCCGTCGCCAGC
This genomic window from Erwinia sp. E_sp_B01_1 contains:
- a CDS encoding LysR family transcriptional regulator, whose amino-acid sequence is MDLTQLKMFCSVAETGSLARAAELLHRVPSNLTTRLRQLEQELGTDLFIREKQRLRLSPMGHNFLGYAQRILALSEEAMSMAHSGEPGGNFALGSMESTAATRLPSLLALYHQRFPTVALSLITGTSGEIIERVREGTLAAALADGPIQVDELNSCIAFRERMVLISSLEHQPILEPADAAGDTLFAFRPSCSYRLRFENWFRSADVQPGTFMEIQSYHAMLACVASGAGLALLPESVLEQMPAQDRVSRHALPDEVRDAATWLVWRRDAFTPNVEALKYLIIEQIDDAPRGDEIRP
- the yieE gene encoding DNA-binding transcriptional regulator YeiE, translating into MHITLRQLEVFAEVLKSGSTTQASQVLALSQSAVSAALADLESQLSVQLFDRVGKRLVLNEHGRLLYPRTVALLEQATEIEQLFREDNGALRVYASSTIGNYLLPGMLAGWRRDYPDLPLELSVGNSQDAITAVADFRVDIGLIEGPCHMSEIISEPWLEDELVVFAAPEAEIFQQPVTLETLAAAPWILREHGSGTREIVDYLLLSHLPQFRLALELGNSEAIKHAVRHGMGISCLSRRVIAEQLTVGTLKEVIIPLPKLKRTLYRIHHRQKHLSKALLRFLSYCTE
- the fghA gene encoding S-formylglutathione hydrolase; translation: MPSTLELLEEHRMFGGWQQRYRHPSTSLNCAMTFSIFLPGPKRDAPPPVLYFLAGLTCTDDNFSAKSGAQRMASELGIVLVMPDTSPRGEGVPDDEGYDLGQGAGFYLNATQAPWNSHFRMYDYINEELPKLIADNFHVSDRQAIMGHSMGGHGAIMLALRNPQKFTSASAFAPIVNPAEVPWGQKAFGAYLGEDRQAWCQYDSCWLMRNTTAKVPMLIDQGDNDQFLADQLHQERLEEIAREKGFPLSVRIQPGYDHSYYFIASFVEDHLRFHAQYLLA
- a CDS encoding iron ABC transporter permease; this encodes MSVSHEAVQYAGKQQPQGVMGRYHHMLRHRLMMMSVLVLAILASLVLDFTLGPSGLSLDALWQTLLSPESVDAGTRVIVWDIRLPYALMAVVVGLALGLAGAEMQTILNNPLASPFTLGVSSAAAFGAALAIVLGIGIPGIPDQWFISANAFVFALFAALMLDGVTRWTRVATSGVVLFGIALVFTFNALVSMMQFIASEDTLQGLVFWTMGSLARASWEKLGVLTLALAILVPFSMMSAWKLTALRLGEDRAVSFGIDVRRLRLGTLLRISILSALAVAFVGPIGFIGLVAPHIARMIFGEDHRFYLPASALTGALVLSMASVVSKNLIPGVIIPVGIVTSLVGVPFFLSIILRHRGTV
- a CDS encoding ABC transporter ATP-binding protein; amino-acid sequence: MMEGLRISGFHAGYPKRKIISNLHVPLLPRGKITVLLGPNGCGKSTLLRSLAGLNRAEGEIWLNGTELMSQPFARRAEKVVYLPQSLPAGVHLHVLESIIVAQRASGGRSSSASEAEVMAVLEQLGIAHLALSYLDQLSGGQKQLVGLAQSLIRRPELLLLDEPLSALDLNYQFHVMDLVRRETKKRNIITVVVVHDINIALRHGEHVLMLQNGELIADGPPEEVITPESLARVYGVKGRIERCTQGTPQVLIDGLVNELV
- a CDS encoding S-(hydroxymethyl)glutathione dehydrogenase/class III alcohol dehydrogenase, which gives rise to MQMIKTRAAVAWAAGEPLSIEEVDLMPPQKGEVLVRIVATGVCHTDAYTLSGKDPEGVFPAILGHEGGGVVEAVGEGVTSVEVGDHVIPLYTPECGKCKYCLSGKTNLCQAIRATQGKGLMPDGTTRFFKDGKPIFHYMGTSTFSEYTVIPEISLAKISKEAPLEEVCLLGCGVTTGMGAVMNTAKVKEGDTVAIFGLGGIGLSAIIGAKMAKAGRIIAIDINTSKFDLATKLGATDLVNPKDYDKPIQEAIVEMTDGGVDFSFECIGNVNVMRSALECCHKGWGESVIIGVAGAGEEISTRPFQLVTGRVWRGSAFGGVKGRSQLPGIVQRYLDGEFQLNDFITHNMPLEEINDAFDLMHEGKSIRSVVHFRK
- a CDS encoding amino acid permease, which translates into the protein MVQDTKTTQQPALRRELKARHLTMIAIGGSIGTGLFVASGATISQAGPGGALLSYILIGLMVYFLMTSLGELAAYMPVSGSFSTYGANYVEEGFGFALGWNYWYNWAVTIAVDLVASQLVMTYWFPDTPGWIWSALFLCIIFLLNYISVKGFGEAEYWFSLIKVVTVIVFIVVGVLMIVGILRGGETAGWHNWQTGDAPFAGGFSAMIGVAMIVGFSFQGTELIGIAAGESEDPAKNIPRAVRQVFWRILLFYVFAILVISLIIPYTDPSLLRNDVTDISVSPFTLVFTHAGLLSAAAVMNAVILTAVLSAGNSGMYASTRMLFTLARDGKAPRIFGKLSKGGVPRNALYATTVVAGLCFLTSLFGNQSVYLWLLNTSGMTGFIAWLGIAISHYRFRRGYVAQGLDLADLPYRSGFFPLGPIFAFVLCLIITLGQNYQAFLADRIDWYGVTATYIGIPLFLIIWFGYRLTKKSRFVKYSEMKFPGFDK